A genomic stretch from Terriglobus sp. RCC_193 includes:
- a CDS encoding carboxypeptidase regulatory-like domain-containing protein codes for MIQGPLSRLCPIPVACVLALGAVSTAGAQVTSGTILGSVQDTTGALIPDASVKAEAPALGVTRTVTSTGNGTFSIPNLPAGTYTITVTRTGFQQLKKDGVILSSADRLNAGAFQLQVGAESTTVNVTAETGQMQIQANSGERSDLITGKQLNDIALNGRNVLDIVRVIPGVSGTGSFGVSGTGGLDSYSVNGTRANQHEFTLDGASNVDTGNNGGTQVTLNTDAIAEVKVLTSNYQAEFGKAGGGSIVVTSRGGTNDIHGNVHIFHRNEGMDARSWIENHNNTPQQLYRYNTVGAQIGGPIKKDKLYYFFSTEWYRQLVPGSVNQYRVPTSLERNGDFSQSRDSNNNLITVYNPNTGLPFAGNAVTPSQLTAAQAANFAQIQRILNLYPLPNVTGQSTYNRQDPLSYSHPRTEYVGRVDWQITPNERLFARYINNQDSSTGPFNSFGSLNCSSNLQFAGGCSNRQPGWNLAVDLTSTLSPTIVNEVSIGPSVYRSETAGVNGNISVGANNINLPLLFPVTSDTSIPDFSYTGNGQNYPSSYLGATPWHQANTTINANDNLTWTLKNHTMKFGVFYQRSRKDQIAWGNSNGQFSFNACSTTPTGCLSGSTSNSNQGSPFASALSGAFTSFNQSSSRPTGYFRYNQLEFYAQDTWVISPRLTLDYGIRFAWIPPQFDAKNQIALFTPSAYNAANAVTIDPTSGAIVGSGGNRLNGMTYSANGTLPKGGWNGRGIQYEPRVGFSYDLFNDRKGVLRGGFGISHDRSQGNLVFNTVFGNPSLVTTPTINNANITNIATAAQSNPGVLGGIYGADITGQVPTTYSFSLGIQREVASGTTLDVAYVGTQSRHQVTARDLNQLPYGTAFTKAAQNPSLYAGGVVPDVEPNLPPEYAAAGYSFAGDKAYNTNYLAPYKGYDQLEYYKFDGTAGYNSLQVSVQRRFSRGLTFGGTYTWSKAMTTSTADETFVDKFNPKLYSYGPAGFDRRSIGAINYVYDLPKFTQHFGGPRWLEYVTDGYQISGLANFQSGNPVRNALWSPANVLTGARQYSKTPPAYVGVDERGNLILPTIGQPTQGAPGSIRNDALVTWDNSIFKNFPLGKSDKGRYIQLRGEFFNILNHTNISTRDYSANVTLPSYNSSNNTYTPLSITKSNSWGTPTAVRNPSGPGGPRVIQLAAKIYF; via the coding sequence ATGATTCAAGGACCGCTTAGCCGGCTCTGCCCCATTCCGGTGGCATGTGTTCTGGCGCTTGGAGCGGTCTCAACAGCAGGCGCACAAGTCACGTCGGGCACCATTCTGGGCTCTGTTCAGGATACAACCGGAGCCCTGATCCCGGACGCCTCCGTAAAGGCAGAAGCACCCGCTCTGGGCGTTACCCGTACGGTTACCTCCACCGGCAACGGCACCTTCTCCATTCCCAACCTGCCAGCCGGAACCTACACCATCACCGTGACGCGCACCGGCTTCCAGCAATTGAAGAAGGATGGCGTGATCCTGAGTTCCGCCGACCGTCTGAACGCCGGAGCATTCCAGCTCCAGGTGGGCGCGGAGAGCACGACGGTGAACGTCACCGCCGAGACCGGCCAGATGCAGATCCAGGCCAACTCCGGCGAGCGCAGTGACCTGATCACCGGCAAGCAGTTGAACGACATTGCCCTGAACGGCCGTAACGTCCTCGACATTGTCCGCGTGATCCCCGGCGTATCCGGCACGGGCAGCTTTGGTGTATCTGGCACGGGCGGTCTGGACAGCTACTCCGTGAACGGTACCCGCGCCAACCAGCACGAGTTCACCCTGGACGGCGCCAGCAACGTGGATACCGGCAACAACGGCGGCACGCAGGTGACCCTGAACACGGACGCTATTGCCGAAGTGAAGGTGTTGACCAGCAACTACCAGGCCGAGTTCGGCAAGGCAGGCGGCGGTTCCATCGTGGTGACCAGCCGCGGCGGCACCAATGACATCCACGGCAACGTGCACATCTTCCATCGCAACGAAGGCATGGACGCGCGTTCGTGGATTGAGAACCACAACAACACGCCGCAACAGCTTTACCGCTACAACACCGTGGGCGCGCAGATTGGCGGACCGATCAAGAAGGACAAGCTGTACTACTTCTTCTCGACCGAATGGTATCGCCAGCTTGTTCCCGGCAGCGTGAATCAGTACCGCGTGCCCACCTCGCTGGAGCGCAATGGTGACTTCAGCCAGAGCCGTGACTCTAACAACAACCTGATCACCGTCTACAACCCGAATACGGGTCTGCCCTTCGCGGGCAATGCTGTGACGCCCTCACAGCTTACAGCGGCACAGGCGGCGAACTTTGCGCAGATCCAGCGCATCCTGAACCTGTACCCGCTGCCAAACGTGACTGGTCAATCTACCTACAACCGCCAGGATCCTCTCAGCTACTCGCACCCACGTACCGAGTATGTTGGCCGTGTGGACTGGCAGATCACGCCGAACGAGCGCCTGTTTGCGCGTTACATTAATAACCAGGACAGCAGCACCGGGCCCTTCAACAGCTTTGGCAGTCTGAACTGTTCCAGCAACCTGCAGTTCGCGGGCGGTTGCAGCAACCGTCAGCCAGGCTGGAACCTTGCCGTCGACCTGACCAGCACTCTCTCGCCGACCATCGTGAACGAAGTCAGTATCGGTCCTTCGGTCTATCGCTCCGAAACGGCGGGTGTAAACGGCAACATCAGCGTTGGCGCAAACAACATCAACCTGCCGCTGCTGTTCCCGGTCACGTCGGATACTTCTATCCCGGATTTCTCCTATACCGGCAATGGACAGAACTATCCCAGCAGCTACCTTGGCGCTACACCGTGGCACCAGGCGAACACGACCATCAATGCCAATGACAACCTGACCTGGACATTGAAGAACCACACCATGAAGTTTGGTGTGTTCTACCAGCGTTCGCGCAAGGATCAGATTGCGTGGGGCAATTCCAACGGCCAGTTCAGCTTCAATGCCTGCTCCACCACGCCGACAGGCTGCCTGAGCGGATCGACCAGCAACAGCAACCAGGGTTCGCCATTTGCCAGCGCTCTGTCCGGTGCGTTCACCAGCTTCAACCAGTCGTCCTCACGTCCTACGGGTTACTTCCGCTACAACCAGTTGGAGTTCTATGCGCAGGACACGTGGGTGATCAGCCCGCGCCTGACGCTGGACTACGGCATACGCTTCGCGTGGATTCCACCGCAGTTCGATGCGAAAAACCAGATCGCCCTGTTCACTCCGTCCGCCTACAATGCGGCGAATGCTGTGACCATCGATCCGACGAGTGGCGCTATTGTGGGCAGTGGCGGCAATCGCCTGAACGGTATGACCTATTCCGCAAACGGCACACTGCCCAAGGGCGGCTGGAACGGTCGTGGCATTCAGTATGAGCCGCGCGTTGGCTTCAGCTATGACCTGTTCAACGACCGCAAGGGCGTTCTGCGTGGCGGCTTCGGCATCTCGCATGACCGCTCGCAGGGCAACCTGGTCTTCAACACGGTTTTCGGCAATCCTTCACTGGTAACGACACCGACGATCAACAACGCAAACATCACCAACATTGCCACCGCGGCGCAGTCGAACCCCGGCGTGCTGGGCGGCATCTATGGCGCGGATATCACGGGTCAGGTGCCGACGACGTATAGCTTCTCGCTGGGTATTCAGCGTGAAGTGGCTTCCGGCACCACGCTGGATGTGGCATACGTGGGAACGCAGTCGCGCCACCAGGTGACCGCACGCGATCTGAACCAGCTTCCGTACGGCACCGCATTTACGAAGGCCGCACAGAACCCCAGCCTGTACGCTGGCGGCGTGGTGCCCGACGTAGAGCCGAACCTGCCTCCGGAATATGCTGCGGCGGGTTACTCCTTTGCAGGCGACAAGGCATACAACACGAACTACCTTGCACCGTACAAGGGCTATGACCAGCTTGAATACTATAAGTTCGACGGTACGGCTGGATATAACTCACTGCAGGTATCGGTACAGCGCCGCTTCTCGCGCGGGCTGACCTTTGGCGGTACTTACACATGGTCAAAGGCAATGACAACCTCCACGGCAGACGAAACGTTCGTGGATAAGTTCAACCCCAAACTGTATAGCTATGGCCCGGCGGGCTTCGATCGCCGCAGCATTGGCGCCATCAACTATGTGTATGACCTGCCGAAGTTCACGCAGCACTTTGGTGGACCACGCTGGCTTGAATACGTCACCGATGGCTACCAGATCAGCGGTCTTGCGAACTTCCAGAGCGGCAACCCTGTGCGCAATGCACTGTGGTCGCCCGCGAACGTGCTCACCGGCGCTCGCCAATACAGCAAAACACCGCCTGCATACGTGGGTGTGGATGAGCGTGGCAACCTGATTCTGCCGACTATTGGTCAGCCGACGCAGGGCGCACCCGGCAGCATCCGCAACGATGCACTGGTCACGTGGGATAACTCGATCTTCAAGAACTTCCCACTGGGCAAGAGCGACAAAGGCCGTTATATCCAGCTGCGTGGCGAGTTCTTTAACATCCTGAATCACACCAACATCAGTACCCGCGATTACAGTGCAAACGTAACGTTGCCTTCTTACAACAGCAGCAACAACACGTACACGCCACTGTCCATCACGAAGAGCAACTCGTGGGGCACACCTACCGCAGTCCGCAATCCCAGCGGACCCGGTGGACCGCGTGTGATCCAGCTGGCGGCGAAGATCTACTTCTAA
- a CDS encoding DPP IV N-terminal domain-containing protein: MSTEARAPFQAGDWIVEPELNCLRKDGQEKHLEPKVMKVLLALAEHPNHVVTKEDLIAAVWPGIFVSDDVLTRCISVLRRVTQDDASLPHFIQTVPKVGYRLLAPIHELPAESVKEQAEGFPMPAPVNVEDPTATPPEPILHKRGRHALLQPAVLAGLALGVLALMSLAMWRFLWAGTPRETVLKTLPFTSRDGEQLQPAFSPDGKTVAYVATPEDGGPQHIYIKSITAETSAPVTSGPGDDFSPTWSPDGNRIAYLSNSSEGLGIYLVDIQTRASRKVFVPQSASQWEQGALTWSPDGESLAFPDHAGSNPSSSIVLLNLKTLQSQVLTTPPDGWEGDLTPAFSPDGRRIAFSRASETAVRDLYWIAVTGGPVHQITHDSAGIDSLAWFPDGKSVVFSSNRGGKSALWRVFLRGGKPARMPIGTEDAAQPTVSRAGNILRVAYTQGSAIWSIISVTRGAEAISREVLSSTQEDSAPSFARDGLRFAFQSQRSGFQEIWMAAVDGTGAHPLTHGNGPLTGSPSWGHLHDEVLFDSRTGGHSHIFAILASGGSPRQLTSGDFNDITPRWSNDDTTVYFRSNRGGRWQLWRVDRNGGSPQPVTTGDGIVPQESPDGKFLYFARGGEAGIWRVPIQGGPETQVVPQPAAGYWGYWEVTPRGIVFLDTTQTSLRMYDPATGNTTNFAKLKRLPPRFAGLSVGPNGQQILLTDESHASRHLTLSEITAGR, from the coding sequence TTGAGCACAGAAGCCAGAGCGCCATTTCAGGCAGGTGATTGGATCGTTGAACCGGAGTTGAATTGCCTGCGGAAGGACGGTCAGGAGAAGCATCTTGAGCCCAAGGTGATGAAGGTGCTGCTGGCACTGGCGGAGCACCCGAACCACGTCGTCACCAAAGAAGACCTTATCGCCGCCGTCTGGCCCGGTATCTTCGTCAGCGACGATGTCCTGACCCGCTGCATTTCCGTCCTGCGCCGCGTGACGCAGGATGACGCGTCGTTGCCACACTTCATTCAGACGGTCCCAAAGGTGGGTTACCGCCTGCTGGCGCCCATCCATGAACTGCCAGCCGAATCCGTCAAGGAGCAGGCTGAGGGGTTCCCGATGCCTGCTCCCGTCAACGTCGAAGACCCCACCGCAACGCCGCCCGAGCCAATTCTCCACAAACGAGGTCGACATGCCTTGTTGCAACCGGCTGTTCTTGCGGGACTGGCACTCGGTGTACTGGCACTCATGTCTTTAGCAATGTGGCGTTTTCTGTGGGCAGGAACACCACGAGAGACCGTGCTGAAAACGCTGCCGTTCACCAGTCGAGACGGCGAACAGCTCCAGCCAGCCTTTTCGCCAGACGGCAAGACAGTCGCCTACGTTGCCACTCCAGAAGATGGTGGCCCACAACATATCTATATCAAGTCCATTACCGCTGAAACTTCTGCGCCCGTAACCTCCGGCCCGGGCGACGACTTCAGCCCCACCTGGTCCCCCGACGGAAACCGCATCGCCTATCTCTCAAATTCCAGCGAAGGTCTCGGCATCTACCTGGTAGACATTCAGACCCGCGCTTCACGAAAGGTTTTCGTTCCTCAATCCGCCTCGCAGTGGGAGCAGGGAGCCCTGACATGGTCACCAGACGGCGAGTCACTCGCCTTCCCGGATCACGCCGGAAGCAACCCGTCGTCGTCCATCGTCCTGCTCAACCTGAAGACGCTTCAGTCGCAGGTACTGACCACGCCCCCGGACGGCTGGGAAGGCGACCTCACCCCAGCGTTTTCGCCAGACGGCCGCCGCATCGCCTTCTCCCGCGCCAGTGAAACTGCCGTCCGCGATCTCTACTGGATTGCTGTCACAGGAGGCCCAGTCCACCAGATCACCCACGATAGCGCAGGCATCGACAGCCTGGCATGGTTCCCTGACGGTAAGTCTGTGGTCTTTTCCTCTAACCGCGGAGGCAAGAGCGCCCTGTGGCGAGTCTTCCTGCGTGGAGGCAAGCCAGCACGCATGCCCATTGGGACGGAAGACGCCGCCCAGCCCACTGTCTCCCGTGCCGGAAACATCCTGCGCGTGGCTTACACACAGGGGTCCGCCATCTGGAGCATCATCTCTGTAACGCGTGGCGCGGAAGCCATCTCGCGCGAAGTCCTTTCCTCAACGCAGGAAGACTCCGCGCCATCATTCGCACGTGACGGCCTCCGCTTCGCCTTCCAATCCCAGCGATCCGGCTTTCAGGAGATATGGATGGCGGCAGTCGACGGAACCGGTGCCCACCCACTGACCCACGGCAATGGCCCGCTGACGGGCAGCCCATCATGGGGACATCTTCACGACGAAGTCCTCTTCGACTCCCGAACCGGCGGTCACTCCCACATCTTCGCAATTCTTGCCAGCGGTGGTTCGCCTCGCCAGCTTACGAGCGGCGACTTCAACGACATCACACCGCGCTGGTCCAACGACGACACCACCGTCTACTTCCGCTCCAATCGCGGCGGACGCTGGCAGCTTTGGCGCGTTGATCGTAACGGTGGATCGCCACAACCCGTCACCACGGGCGACGGCATCGTCCCACAGGAATCGCCAGACGGAAAGTTCCTGTACTTCGCGCGCGGTGGAGAAGCGGGCATCTGGCGTGTTCCCATCCAGGGTGGCCCGGAGACGCAGGTGGTGCCGCAACCCGCAGCCGGATACTGGGGCTATTGGGAGGTCACACCGCGTGGCATTGTCTTCCTGGACACAACGCAAACGTCTTTACGCATGTACGACCCTGCAACCGGAAACACAACGAACTTCGCAAAACTGAAGCGGCTGCCACCGCGTTTCGCAGGTCTTTCCGTGGGCCCCAATGGCCAGCAGATTCTCCTCACTGACGAATCACACGCAAGCCGCCACCTTACACTCTCTGAGATCACAGCGGGGCGGTAA
- a CDS encoding helix-turn-helix domain-containing protein, translating to MAVETPPDVQQELDPAVEEAVHRVLNSPQFMRAETQRKLLHYLWLNRHLPLSEYAIATEALGRSSHFDPNTDASIRVQISRLRRKLKDYYSETGEHELLVIPTGSHQLVLQMPVPPEEQVELPPAEPEPPPTGMAWVRAHRIYVLTASCIVLTILFVATAGLAIWQSRQLKAAALHPPDKPNSFWKAFLEGDAPVRIVLPTPIFFSFKERPSLRIRSVQVNSFDEVKDDPRLQELTKMWGPMGLEQSYTVTWDTLAGIQISRYLDRIGQAKRLSFEVTRDSSLLSLEQANVIVLGTDNTLRPMKEYTDTMNFVMTPGEERVINTHPEKGEEAAYRRVFRNNPVGGTSVRHVEPSIIALLPGRAPGLKVLLLESRDTSGMVSLLSSNAGSNAVEDMWRKHGSPKFFEMVTMTEMEGNTPIRSWPVTLHAYTKAPPSKAM from the coding sequence ATGGCTGTTGAAACCCCACCGGACGTGCAGCAGGAACTTGATCCGGCGGTAGAGGAAGCAGTTCATCGCGTCCTGAACAGTCCACAGTTCATGCGCGCGGAAACGCAGCGCAAACTGCTGCACTATCTCTGGCTCAATCGCCATCTTCCGCTCAGCGAATACGCCATCGCCACAGAGGCGCTTGGACGTAGCAGCCACTTCGATCCGAATACAGACGCCAGCATTCGCGTTCAAATCTCGCGCCTGCGACGAAAGCTCAAGGACTACTACAGCGAAACAGGCGAGCATGAACTATTAGTCATCCCCACTGGCTCGCACCAGTTGGTCTTGCAGATGCCGGTCCCGCCGGAAGAGCAGGTGGAACTTCCTCCCGCCGAACCGGAGCCTCCGCCAACCGGCATGGCCTGGGTCCGTGCGCATCGGATCTACGTGCTCACCGCGTCCTGCATTGTGCTAACGATATTGTTCGTTGCCACCGCCGGATTGGCCATCTGGCAAAGCCGCCAGTTGAAGGCTGCCGCTCTGCATCCACCAGATAAGCCCAACAGCTTTTGGAAGGCCTTCCTGGAAGGTGACGCACCTGTCCGGATCGTTTTACCCACGCCCATCTTTTTCAGCTTCAAGGAGCGTCCATCACTGCGGATACGTTCGGTCCAGGTCAACTCGTTTGACGAGGTCAAGGACGACCCCAGGCTGCAAGAGCTTACAAAGATGTGGGGTCCTATGGGCCTTGAGCAGTCCTACACCGTCACCTGGGACACGCTCGCAGGCATTCAGATTTCGCGTTACCTCGATCGCATCGGCCAGGCGAAGCGGCTATCCTTCGAAGTCACCCGGGACTCTTCTTTGCTCTCGCTTGAGCAGGCAAATGTCATCGTCCTGGGAACCGACAACACGCTGCGGCCCATGAAGGAGTACACGGACACGATGAACTTCGTCATGACCCCCGGCGAAGAGCGTGTCATCAACACGCATCCTGAGAAGGGCGAAGAAGCGGCATACCGTCGTGTCTTCCGGAACAACCCCGTCGGTGGAACGTCCGTACGCCATGTGGAACCATCTATCATTGCGCTCCTTCCCGGCCGCGCTCCGGGTCTCAAAGTGCTGCTGTTGGAGTCGCGAGACACCAGCGGCATGGTCTCGCTCCTGTCCTCCAATGCCGGATCGAACGCAGTCGAGGACATGTGGCGCAAACACGGCTCGCCGAAGTTCTTTGAGATGGTCACCATGACCGAAATGGAGGGCAATACGCCCATCCGGAGCTGGCCGGTCACCCTTCATGCCTACACCAAGGCACCTCCGTCCAAGGCGATGTAA
- a CDS encoding FAD-dependent oxidoreductase, whose amino-acid sequence MIASARFLVPTFLLSLAASAFAAVPAAKPVSADLVVYGGTASGVMTAYSAARQGLHVILLEPTHHLGGMVTGGLSATDYAYFPIIGGYTREFYKEAASTYGKGDLDHPTDFLSEPKVGEAIFNRWLKEAKVDVRLGERLREHGGVEMNGKQVAALVTEDGQRWEGKVFADCSYEGDAMAEAHVSYVVGREGEEVYNENLAGVRPETPKHQFLWKISAFDDAHKLLPYVDPGPLAKGGSGDKKVQAYNFRLILTNDPTNRMPWTKPAGYDAKQFALLTRYVQSYKEHTGKDPVLATVTNPVCFDHAKCDFNNNGPFSTDFIGKSWAYPDGTYAEREAIWKAHVKYTQDFFYFLATDPSVPQSLRDDTNKWGRAKDEFTDTDGWPRQLYIREGRRMTGVYVMHQADLQTDRTKPDSIAMGSYNSDSHNIQRVSMPDGSVFNEGDVQVAVQPYEISFRAILPKPEQVTNLLVPVCLSASHVAYSSVRMEPQYMMIGQAAGVTAALAIQGNIPVQQVAVDKLQNILRKDGTILHLDQQAHRARSRMHPQP is encoded by the coding sequence ATGATTGCATCTGCACGATTTCTGGTTCCCACGTTTCTCCTGTCCCTCGCAGCATCCGCCTTTGCGGCGGTACCTGCCGCAAAGCCTGTCTCCGCTGATCTGGTGGTCTACGGCGGAACAGCGTCCGGCGTTATGACCGCCTACTCCGCCGCACGGCAGGGGCTCCACGTCATCCTGCTCGAGCCCACCCACCATCTGGGCGGCATGGTTACCGGCGGTCTCTCCGCGACGGACTACGCCTATTTCCCCATCATCGGCGGCTACACCCGCGAGTTCTACAAGGAAGCAGCCAGCACCTACGGCAAGGGCGATCTTGACCATCCCACCGATTTCCTCTCGGAGCCAAAGGTTGGCGAGGCCATCTTTAATCGCTGGCTCAAGGAAGCAAAGGTCGACGTCCGTCTCGGCGAGCGCCTCAGGGAACACGGCGGCGTCGAGATGAATGGCAAGCAGGTCGCCGCCCTGGTCACTGAGGACGGCCAGCGCTGGGAAGGCAAGGTCTTCGCCGACTGTAGCTATGAAGGCGACGCCATGGCCGAAGCTCACGTCAGTTACGTCGTGGGCCGCGAAGGCGAAGAGGTCTACAACGAAAACCTCGCCGGCGTTCGCCCGGAGACACCGAAGCACCAGTTCCTGTGGAAGATCAGCGCGTTCGACGACGCCCACAAGCTCCTGCCGTACGTCGACCCCGGGCCGCTGGCCAAGGGCGGCAGCGGAGACAAGAAGGTGCAGGCCTACAACTTCCGCCTCATCCTCACCAACGACCCCACGAACCGCATGCCCTGGACCAAACCTGCTGGATACGACGCGAAGCAGTTCGCTCTGCTGACGCGCTATGTCCAAAGCTATAAGGAACATACAGGCAAAGACCCGGTGCTTGCCACCGTCACCAACCCCGTCTGCTTCGATCACGCCAAGTGCGACTTCAACAACAACGGCCCCTTCTCTACCGACTTCATCGGTAAAAGCTGGGCTTATCCTGATGGCACCTACGCCGAGCGCGAGGCCATCTGGAAGGCGCACGTCAAGTACACGCAGGACTTCTTCTACTTCCTCGCGACCGACCCTTCCGTCCCGCAATCGCTGCGCGACGACACCAACAAGTGGGGCCGCGCCAAGGACGAGTTCACAGACACTGACGGCTGGCCGCGTCAGCTTTACATCCGCGAAGGCCGCCGCATGACCGGCGTCTACGTCATGCACCAGGCCGATCTCCAGACAGACCGCACCAAGCCTGACTCCATCGCGATGGGCAGCTACAACTCGGACTCGCATAACATCCAGCGCGTCAGCATGCCTGACGGTTCGGTGTTCAACGAGGGCGATGTCCAGGTAGCGGTGCAGCCTTACGAGATCAGCTTCCGCGCCATCCTGCCCAAGCCGGAACAGGTAACCAATCTGCTCGTCCCCGTGTGCCTGTCAGCCTCCCACGTAGCGTACTCGTCGGTCCGTATGGAGCCCCAGTACATGATGATCGGGCAGGCTGCCGGAGTCACCGCAGCACTCGCCATTCAGGGCAACATCCCGGTCCAGCAGGTCGCGGTGGATAAGCTCCAGAACATCCTCCGCAAAGACGGAACAATCCTCCATCTTGACCAGCAGGCCCACCGCGCCCGGTCCCGCATGCATCCCCAGCCGTAA